A DNA window from Amphiprion ocellaris isolate individual 3 ecotype Okinawa chromosome 8, ASM2253959v1, whole genome shotgun sequence contains the following coding sequences:
- the rarga gene encoding retinoic acid receptor gamma-A isoform X2: MFDCMEALGMGPRQLYDVTSRGACMLRKASPFFAGLDPFAWTGSASVQSVETQSTSSEEMVPSSPSPPPPPRVYKPCFVCQDKSSGYHYGVSSCEGCKGFFRRSIQKNMVYTCHRDKNCQINKVTRNRCQYCRLQKCFEVGMSKEAVRNDRNKKKKDVKEEVVLPESYELSGELEELVNKVSKAHQETFPSLCQLGKYTTNSSSDHRVQLDLGLWDKFSELSTKCIIKIVEFAKRLPGFTTLTIADQITLLKSACLDILMLRICTRYTPEQDTMTFSDGLTLNRTQMHNAGFGPLTDLVFAFAGQLLPLEMDDTETGLLSAICLICGDRMDLEEPQKVDKLQEPLLEALKIYARRRRPNKPHMFPRMLMKITDLRGISTKGAERAITLKMEIPGPMPPLIREMLENPEAFDDQTESNDSPPPPPPPPPPPPPALVLKQEAEDEDDSWATENGSEPSPEEEDEDDDDDVGDEERDRGSDSDGEPWGVLDNIDGSRKGLVGRAQ, from the exons CGGTGGAGACCCAAAGCACCAGCTCAGAGGAGATGGTACCCAGTTCTCCATCTCCACCTCCCCCACCTCGTGTCTACAAGCCCTGCTTTGTGTGCCAGGACAAGTCCTCAGGGTACCACTACGGGGTCAGCTCCTGTGAGGGCTGCAAG GGTTTCTTCCGTCGCAGTATCCAGAAGAACATGGTGTACACCTGCCACCGAGACAAGAACTGTCAGATTAACAAGGTCACACGCAACCGCTGCCAGTACTGCAGGCTGCAGAAGTGCTTCGAGGTCGGCATGTCCAAGGAAG CGGTACgcaatgacagaaacaagaagaagaaggacgtgaaggaggaggtggtgcTTCCTGAGAGCTATGAGCTAAGTGGAGAGCTCGAAGAGTTGGTCAATAAAGTCAGCAAAGCTCACCAAGAAACCTTCCCTTCACTTTGCCAGCTGGGCAAATACACCACC AACTCCAGCTCAGACCACCGTGTCCAGCTGGATCTGGGGCTCTGGGACAAGTTCAGCGAGCTCTCCACCAAATGCATCATCAAGATTGTGGAATTTGCCAAGCGGCTGCCAGGTTTCACCACCCTCACTATCGCTGATCAAATCACTCTACTGAAGTCAGCCTGCCTGGACATACTG ATGCTGAGAATCTGCACACGCTACACTCCAGAACAGGACACTATGACCTTCTCAGATGGCCTGACTCTGAACCGGACTCAGATGCACAATGCGGGCTTCGGACCGCTCACAGATCTGGTGTTTGCCTTTGCCGGCCAGCTTCTACCCCTGGAGATGGATGACACAGAAACCGGTCTCCTCAGCGCCATCTGCCTCATCTGTGGAG ACCGCATGGATCTAGAAGAGCCTCAGAAAGTGGATAAGCTGCAGGAGCCTCTACTTGAGGCTCTGAAGATCTACGCCCGTCGCCGCCGCCCCAACAAACCCCACATGTTCCCGCGCATGCTGATGAAGATCACCGACCTCAGGGGCATCAGTACGAAGG GCGCAGAGAGAGCCATCACTCTGAAGATGGAGATCCCAGGGCCAATGCCTCCTTTGATCAGGGAGATGCTTGAGAACCCAGAGGCCTTCGACGACCAAACAGAGTCCAACGATAGTCCGCCGCCTCCAccgccgcctcctcctccgccaCCACCGGCCCTGGTCCTGAAGCAGGAGGCTGAGGACGAGGACGACAGCTGGGCCACGGAGAACGGCAGCGAGCCGTCGCCggaagaggaggacgaagaCGACGACGACGATGTGGGAGAcgaggagagagacaggggcTCGGACAGTGACGGGGAGCCCTGGGGGGTTTTGGATAACATAGATGGGTCGAGGAAAGGCCTCGTTGGGAGGGCGCAGTGA
- the calcoco1a gene encoding calcium-binding and coiled-coil domain-containing protein 1 gives MDKAWQVEFRNVGCSYFPQSRVDCHYTLSSQHNWVNSDWIGLFKVGWSSVKDYHTFVWALVPADYQEGTDVNCCVHFQASYLPKPSSQEYEFVYIDAKGEVCSRSSIFTFCAPKPLEDLVTLEEETHGEEEGTDMLLVVPRAELLQSRLQECLRERAELLHVQEVANKQREKEKDEYKRAREAWDRRRRELENDIARLQDELQQSLEKTEKMERKQKEEQALGESLALEKTVLLDAREASEVRIKELEEDIQTLTQRAVERETELDRMKERAKRAGALRKEEENERKSLQTKLEQTEGELKSLSKEFQGLRNSLAQRDTSVLQLQNTITTLTQKLTTAHRKETESEASLKEMRSLRERLHMSERAAEGLKIDLSAMVAQRDHGQAELHQARLQAAQLTLQLADSSLALREGRAHWAQERQNMQRNAEKDHERLEKLNAEMQRMEERLQEERMERVKLEVELGREKDCNRVQLSETRRELQELKASLRVAQKEKEQLLAEKQELMEYICQLEQKMGTAASAKWSAAPIASTGRPDSVLSDSEDENPEALQVLHPPRPLGHYSLCEQVQPDSLLLSTPPPSPREVDRSAVVINQPAPLSLPHQAGTDTLAHSSDSEEESDPLQCGRNSSGEETALLLPEHMDTALSDLADTSLW, from the exons aTGGACAAGGCTTGGCAGGTGGAGTTTAGAAATGTGGGCTGCAGTTACTTCCCTCAGAGCAGAGTTGACTGCCACTACACACTGAGCTCACAGCACAACTGGGTCAACAGTGACTGGATTGGGCTCTTTAAG GTGGGATGGTCATCAGTGAAGGACTACCACACCTTTGTTTGGGCACTGGTCCCAGCTGACTATCAAGAGGGCACAGATGTCAACTGCTGTGTGCATTTCCAGG CCTCCTACCTGCCCAAGCCCAGCTCCCAGGAGTATGAGTTTGTATATATTGATGCTAAAGGGGAAGTGTGCTCCCGCAGCTCCATATTCACTTTTTGTGCACCAAAGCCACTTGAGGATCTGGTGACCCTTGAGGAAGAGACCCATGGAGAGGAGGAAGGCACAGACATGCTGCTGGTAGTACCcagagctgagctgctgcag AGTCGACTACAGGAATGTCTGCGAGAGCGTGCTGAGCTGTTGCACGTGCAGGAGGTGGCAAATAAGCaaagggagaaagagaaggacGAGTACAAGAGGGCGAGGGAGGCCTGGGACAGACGACGCAGAGAGCTGGAAAATGATATTGCCAGGCTGCaggatgagctgcagcagagTCTGGAGAAGACTGAGAAAATGGAGAGGAAGCAGAAG GAGGAGCAGGCTTTAGGAGAATCCCTAGCCCTGGAGAAAACTGTCTTATTGGATGCAAGGGAGGCCAGTGAAGTGCGGATCAAAGAGCTAGAGGAAGACATCCAAACCCTGACACAGAGAGCTgtggaaagagagacagaattGGACag GATGAAGGAACGAGCCAAGAGAGCTGGAGCTCTgagaaaagaagaggagaatGAGAGAAAGAGCCTGCAG ACCAAACTGGAACAGACTGAGGGTGAGCTCAAAAGCCTGTCCAAGGAGTTCCAGGGCCTGAGGAACTCCCTCGCTCAGAGAGACACCAGTGTCCTGCAGCTCCAAAATACCATCACCACTCTCACCCAGAAGCTCACCACTGCCCACAGGAAAGAG ACGGAGAGTGAGGCGTCACTGAAGGAGATGCGAAGCCTGCGGGAGCGTCTGCACATGAGTGAGCGTGCAGCAGAGGGCTTAAAGATAGATCTAAGTGCCATGGTAGCCCAGAGGGATCACGGCCAGGCCGAACTGCATCAGGCCCGACTGCAGGCTGCTCAGCTCACCCTTCAGCTGGCAGATTCCAGTCTGGCCCTGAGAGAGGGAAGAGCCCACTGGGCCCAGGAGCGGCAGAATATGCAGCGCAATGCTGAG AAGGACCACGAGCGTCTGGAGAAACTCAATGCAGAGATGCAAAGGATGGAAGAGAGGCTGCAGGAAGAAAGGATGGAGAGAGTGAAGCTGGAGGTTGAGCTTGGAAGAGAAAAAGATTGCAACCGg GTTCAGCTGAGTGAAACCCGCAGGGAGCTCCAGGAGCTGAAAGCCAGCCTGAGGGTTGCCCAGAAAGAGAAGGAGCAGCTACTAGCAGAGAAACAG GAGTTGATGGAGTACATCTGTCAGCTGGAGCAGAAGATGGGAACAGCGGCCAGTGCCAAGTGGAGCGCTGCCCCGATTGCATCTACAG GGCGCCCTGATAGTGTGTTATCTGACTCCGAGGATGAGAACCCAGAGGCTCTGCAGGTCCTCCATCCACCAAGGCCTCTGGGACACTACAGCCTATGTGAGCAGGTCCAGCCGGACTCCTTGCTGCTTTccacccctcctccctcccccagAGAGGTGGACAGGAGTGCGGTGGTCATCAACCAGCCAGCTCCGCTCTCTTTGCCGCACCAGGCCGGCACTGACACTCTGGCTCACAGCTCTGATTCG GAGGAGGAATCTGATCCACTTCAGTGCGGAAGGAACagctctggagaggaaacagcaCTTTTGTTGCCTGAGCACATGGACACTGCTCTCAG TGATCTGGCCGACACCTCGCTATGGTAA